One Streptomyces sp. NBC_00102 DNA segment encodes these proteins:
- the dapD gene encoding 2,3,4,5-tetrahydropyridine-2,6-dicarboxylate N-succinyltransferase → MTDTTSQGSSRTTGAVAAGLATIAGNGTVLDTWYPAPELAAEPGPAGTQRLTADEAVNLLGEGAAKAVGVDARRGVEVVAVRTVISSLDDKPLDAHDAYLRLHLLSHRLVQPHGQNLDGVFGLLANVAWTSLGPVAVDDLDKVRLNARAEGLHLQVTSVDKFPRMTDYVAPKGVRIADADRVRLGAHLASGTTVMHEGFVNFNAGTLGTSMVEGRISAGVVIGDGSDIGGGASTMGTLSGGGKERIVIGERCLIGAEAGIGIALGDECVVEAGLYVTAGTRVTMPDGQVVKARDLSGASNILFRRNSVTGAVEARPNNAVWDGLNDILHAHN, encoded by the coding sequence ATGACCGACACGACTTCCCAGGGCTCGTCCCGCACCACCGGCGCCGTCGCCGCCGGCCTCGCCACCATCGCCGGGAACGGCACCGTCCTCGACACGTGGTACCCCGCCCCCGAGCTGGCCGCCGAGCCCGGCCCGGCCGGCACTCAGCGGCTCACCGCCGACGAGGCCGTGAACCTCCTCGGCGAAGGCGCCGCGAAGGCCGTCGGCGTGGACGCCCGTCGCGGAGTCGAGGTCGTCGCCGTCCGCACGGTCATCTCCTCGCTGGACGACAAGCCGCTGGACGCGCACGACGCCTACCTGCGCCTGCACCTCCTCTCGCACCGGCTCGTCCAGCCGCACGGCCAGAACCTGGACGGCGTTTTCGGTCTCCTCGCCAACGTCGCCTGGACCTCGCTCGGTCCGGTCGCCGTGGACGACCTGGACAAGGTGCGGCTGAACGCCCGCGCGGAGGGCCTGCACCTCCAGGTCACCTCGGTCGACAAGTTCCCGAGGATGACGGACTACGTCGCGCCCAAGGGTGTCCGCATCGCCGACGCCGACCGGGTCCGCCTCGGCGCGCACCTGGCCTCCGGTACGACCGTCATGCACGAGGGCTTCGTCAACTTCAACGCCGGCACGCTCGGCACGTCGATGGTCGAGGGCCGCATCTCCGCGGGCGTCGTCATCGGCGACGGCTCGGACATCGGCGGCGGCGCCTCCACCATGGGCACCCTCTCCGGCGGCGGCAAGGAGCGCATCGTGATCGGTGAGCGCTGCCTCATCGGTGCGGAGGCGGGCATCGGCATCGCGCTCGGCGACGAGTGCGTCGTCGAAGCGGGTCTGTACGTCACCGCCGGTACCCGCGTCACGATGCCCGACGGCCAGGTCGTCAAGGCCCGCGACCTCTCGGGCGCCTCGAATATCCTCTTCCGCCGCAACTCCGTCACGGGCGCCGTCGAGGCCCGCCCGAACAACGCGGTCTGGGACGGACTGAACGACATCCTGCACGCGCACAACTGA
- a CDS encoding molybdopterin-dependent oxidoreductase → MSQPLTEQPTRPAEFALTGDLGVPARLTVRDLLAWPQHRTRVSFECATSGVRHHGFEGPLLHDVLRDARPGFDPVRRKDRLRFLIAVTGADGHRTLLTWAEIDPDFAGAPVLPAVGIDGAPLHRTGPQLVLPQDRCGGRHVSGIRSIRVDGHYTAREGVGQSIACGLSLPGNNDLRA, encoded by the coding sequence GTGAGTCAGCCCCTGACCGAACAGCCCACCCGTCCTGCGGAGTTCGCGCTGACCGGCGACCTCGGCGTGCCGGCCCGGCTGACCGTGCGGGACCTTCTCGCCTGGCCGCAGCACCGCACACGGGTCAGCTTCGAGTGCGCGACCAGCGGCGTGCGGCACCACGGCTTCGAGGGCCCGCTGCTCCACGACGTACTGCGCGACGCCCGCCCCGGTTTCGACCCGGTGCGCCGGAAGGACCGGCTGCGCTTCCTGATCGCCGTGACGGGCGCGGACGGCCACCGCACGCTGCTGACCTGGGCCGAGATCGACCCGGACTTCGCCGGCGCGCCGGTGCTGCCGGCAGTGGGCATCGACGGCGCTCCCCTGCACCGCACCGGCCCGCAACTGGTCCTGCCGCAGGACCGCTGCGGCGGGCGCCACGTCAGCGGCATCCGCTCGATCCGCGTGGACGGCCACTACACCGCCCGCGAAGGCGTTGGACAATCGATCGCTTGCGGTCTGTCGCTGCCGGGTAATAACGATCTTCGCGCGTGA
- a CDS encoding SMI1/KNR4 family protein yields MEDAISGAIAVLREAFPAEVRHCPLDREELGVWERRHGVVLPEPYRTFVTEIANGTDDGPPDEGGLLPLGEKPDSWAVWEADCWMSPEPFDGAALRVPGQPFPLEEEWQWEYDYYDHTRHSSLLHQTYQHGSVLLGSDRPGEYWTLAVTGPQRGRVWWLRDGCAAPYVDRPSDQPGGDFLHWVRDWHVGQGWWRAE; encoded by the coding sequence GTGGAGGATGCGATTTCGGGTGCGATAGCCGTCCTGCGTGAAGCCTTTCCGGCAGAGGTCCGTCACTGTCCTTTGGACAGGGAAGAGCTTGGGGTGTGGGAGCGCAGGCACGGGGTGGTGTTGCCGGAGCCGTATCGCACTTTCGTGACTGAGATCGCGAACGGTACCGACGATGGTCCGCCTGACGAAGGTGGCCTGCTGCCACTGGGAGAGAAACCGGACAGCTGGGCCGTCTGGGAAGCGGACTGCTGGATGAGCCCGGAGCCGTTCGATGGCGCTGCCCTGCGCGTGCCCGGCCAGCCCTTCCCTCTTGAGGAGGAGTGGCAGTGGGAGTACGACTACTACGACCACACCCGCCACTCGTCTCTGTTGCACCAGACCTACCAGCACGGCTCCGTGCTGCTGGGCAGCGACAGACCCGGTGAGTACTGGACGCTAGCGGTGACCGGGCCGCAACGCGGCCGGGTGTGGTGGCTCAGAGACGGATGCGCCGCACCCTATGTCGACCGCCCGTCCGATCAGCCGGGGGGCGATTTCCTGCACTGGGTGAGGGACTGGCATGTCGGACAGGGCTGGTGGCGGGCCGAGTAG
- a CDS encoding VOC family protein, with product MASSWYTLVVDAHDMSSLARFWCQVLDWKVVYEDADEVTIGANAEALPGLCFVSVPERKTAKNRLHIDLSPDDQAAEVERILALGATRADVGQGGDVSWVVLADPEGNEFCVLRPKKTLQD from the coding sequence ATGGCCTCTTCTTGGTACACGCTGGTCGTGGACGCCCACGACATGTCGTCGCTCGCCCGTTTCTGGTGCCAGGTGCTGGACTGGAAGGTCGTCTACGAGGACGCGGACGAGGTGACGATCGGGGCGAACGCGGAAGCGCTCCCGGGGCTTTGCTTCGTCTCCGTGCCCGAACGCAAGACGGCCAAGAACCGTCTGCACATCGACCTCAGCCCCGACGACCAGGCGGCAGAGGTCGAGCGGATTCTCGCGCTCGGCGCCACGAGGGCGGACGTCGGGCAGGGCGGTGACGTCAGTTGGGTGGTGCTGGCTGATCCGGAGGGCAACGAGTTCTGCGTGCTGCGGCCGAAGAAGACACTCCAAGACTGA
- a CDS encoding phosphocholine-specific phospholipase C codes for MTPISRRGFVGLGASVAAGLTLGAGSRPAEAEGAAGTTATGTITDVRHVVILMQENRSFDHYFGRLKGVRGFDDRGTVTLAGDRSVFDQPNGTGRQFPWKLSATPAAGGQDGETLAQCNGDLPHSWSSQHSAWNKGRLDNWVSGVGSVRSLGYLDRSDLPFHYALADAYTVCDAYFCSTLSATGPNRTYLWSGKVDAASYDGGDESGLTWQNYAQALQAAGVSWKVYQNAQDNYGDNGCAYFKAFAGAKAGDPLYDRGMSSVPKVTGSTPDDIAAAIKADVLAGTLPQVSWVVPNQAFSEHPYAPPGDGAHFVDLVYRALAADPDVFDSTVLFLNYDENDGFFDHVPPPAPPAGTPGEFLNGVPYGFGFRVPMTVVSPWTRGGWVSSEVFEHTSVLRFLETWTTALGTPATCPNISEWRRKVSGDLTGVFDFAHPVKGTVALPATAVIGLSTCGPLPNPVPTNNALPVQEPGTRPSRALPYQPNGYLDRLEFGASGKILAWFTMANQGAPATRAAHFSIHPNAYRDTTPWQYTVDAGGTASDFFNIGSGYGGGAYDLTMTGPNRFLRRFRGDATKAGKTAEVRTRYATEAGTGKLALWFAMVNSGSAAVKFTITSTHYRGDGPWTYTVAAGSTTEDFFNVVALTNGWYDFTVTVDSDTTWSRRFTGRLETGGPGVSG; via the coding sequence ATGACACCGATCAGCCGTAGGGGCTTCGTGGGGCTCGGTGCCTCCGTGGCGGCCGGCCTGACGCTGGGCGCGGGATCGCGTCCCGCCGAGGCCGAGGGCGCGGCCGGCACCACCGCGACGGGCACCATCACGGACGTGCGCCACGTGGTGATCCTGATGCAGGAGAACCGCAGCTTCGACCACTACTTCGGACGGCTGAAGGGCGTACGGGGCTTCGACGACCGCGGCACCGTCACCCTGGCGGGCGACCGCTCGGTCTTCGACCAGCCCAACGGCACGGGCCGCCAGTTCCCCTGGAAGCTGAGCGCGACGCCGGCCGCGGGCGGCCAGGACGGCGAGACCCTCGCCCAGTGCAACGGCGACCTGCCGCACTCCTGGTCCTCCCAGCACTCCGCGTGGAACAAGGGCCGCCTGGACAACTGGGTGTCGGGCGTCGGCAGTGTCCGCTCGCTCGGCTACCTCGACCGCTCGGACCTCCCCTTCCACTACGCGCTCGCCGACGCCTACACGGTCTGCGACGCCTACTTCTGCTCCACCCTCAGCGCCACCGGCCCGAACCGCACCTACCTGTGGAGCGGCAAGGTCGACGCGGCCAGCTACGACGGCGGCGACGAGTCCGGTCTGACGTGGCAGAACTACGCGCAGGCGCTCCAGGCGGCCGGAGTGAGCTGGAAGGTCTACCAGAACGCCCAGGACAACTACGGGGACAACGGCTGCGCCTACTTCAAGGCCTTCGCGGGCGCCAAGGCCGGCGACCCGCTGTACGACCGGGGCATGTCCTCCGTCCCGAAGGTGACCGGGTCCACCCCGGACGACATCGCCGCGGCCATCAAGGCGGACGTCCTCGCCGGGACCTTGCCGCAGGTCTCCTGGGTGGTCCCGAACCAAGCGTTCTCCGAACACCCCTACGCCCCGCCCGGCGACGGTGCCCACTTCGTCGACCTCGTCTACCGGGCCCTCGCGGCGGACCCGGACGTCTTCGATTCCACCGTCCTGTTCCTTAACTACGACGAGAACGACGGCTTCTTCGACCACGTGCCGCCTCCCGCCCCGCCCGCCGGGACCCCCGGCGAGTTCCTGAACGGTGTGCCGTACGGCTTCGGCTTCCGCGTCCCGATGACCGTCGTCTCTCCCTGGACCCGCGGCGGCTGGGTCTCCTCGGAGGTCTTCGAGCACACCTCGGTGCTGCGCTTCCTGGAGACCTGGACGACCGCCCTCGGCACGCCCGCCACCTGCCCCAACATCAGCGAATGGCGGCGCAAGGTGAGCGGGGACCTGACAGGCGTCTTCGACTTCGCCCACCCGGTCAAGGGCACGGTGGCGCTGCCCGCGACCGCCGTGATCGGGCTCTCGACGTGCGGGCCGCTGCCCAACCCCGTACCGACGAACAACGCCCTGCCCGTGCAGGAGCCCGGCACCCGTCCGTCCCGGGCCCTGCCGTATCAGCCCAACGGGTACCTGGACCGGCTGGAGTTCGGTGCTTCCGGGAAGATCCTCGCCTGGTTCACGATGGCCAACCAGGGGGCGCCGGCGACCCGGGCGGCCCACTTCTCCATCCACCCCAACGCCTACCGCGACACCACCCCGTGGCAGTACACGGTGGATGCCGGCGGCACCGCCTCGGACTTCTTCAACATCGGCTCCGGATACGGCGGCGGCGCGTACGACCTCACCATGACCGGCCCCAACCGCTTCCTGCGCCGCTTCCGGGGCGACGCAACCAAGGCGGGCAAGACGGCGGAGGTCCGCACCCGGTACGCCACGGAGGCCGGCACGGGCAAGCTCGCCCTCTGGTTCGCGATGGTCAACTCCGGCTCCGCGGCGGTGAAGTTCACCATCACGTCCACCCACTACCGCGGCGATGGTCCGTGGACCTACACCGTCGCCGCCGGTTCCACCACGGAGGACTTCTTCAACGTGGTCGCGCTCACGAACGGCTGGTACGACTTCACCGTCACGGTCGACTCCGACACCACCTGGTCGCGCAGGTTCACCGGACGTCTGGAGACCGGCGGGCCGGGGGTCAGCGGCTGA